A portion of the Equus quagga isolate Etosha38 chromosome 17, UCLA_HA_Equagga_1.0, whole genome shotgun sequence genome contains these proteins:
- the LOC124229365 gene encoding olfactory receptor 5M10 yields MSSQNHTVVMEFILLGLTDDPVLEKLLFVVFLVIYLITLAGNLCMIVLIRTNSHLQTPMYFFLSHLSFVDICYSSNVTPNMLYNFLSDQKIISYAGCFTQCLLFIALVITELYILASMALDRYVAIYSPLHYSTRMSKNICVSLVTVPYTFGFLNGLSQTLLTFHLSFCGSLEINHFYCADPPLLLLACSDTYVKKMVLFVVAGFTLLSSLFIILLSYIFIIAAILRIHSAEGRYKAFSTCGSHLTTVTIFYGTLFCMYLRPPSEKSVEESKTVAVFYTFLSPMLNPLIYSLRNKDVIQAIQQIKGNLFHKIAV; encoded by the coding sequence ATGTCTTCTCAAAACCACACTGTAGTGATGGAATTCATTCTCTTGGGACTCACAGATGATCCAGTGCTAGAGAAGCTCCTGTTTGTGGTGTTTCTGGTGATCTACCTAATCACGCTGGCAGGGAATCTGTGCATGATCGTGCTGATCAGAACCAACTCCCACCTCCAAactcccatgtatttcttccttagcCACCTCTCCTTTGTAGACATTTGTTATTCTTCCAATGTTACTCCAAATATGCTTTACAATTTCCTCTCAGACCAGAAGATCATCTCCTATGCTGGATGCTTCACACAGTGTCTTCTATTCATTGCCCTGGTGATCACTGAGCTTTATATCCTTGCTTCAATGGCTTTGGATCGCTATGTAGCCATTTACAGCCCTTTACATTACAGTACCAGAATGTCCAAGAACATTTGCGTCTCTCTAGTCACAGTCCCTTATACTTTTGGCTTCCTTAATGGACTCTCTCAGACACTGCTGACTTTTCACTTGTCTTTCTGTGGCTCCCTTGAAATCAATCATTTCTACTGTGCTGACCCTCCACTTTTATTGTTGGCCTGCTCTGACACCTATGTCAAAAAGATGGTACTGTTTGTTGTTGCTGGTTTTACTCTCTTAAGCTCCCTCTTCATCATTCTCCTGTCTTACATTTTCATCATTGCAGCCATCCTGAGGATCCATTCTGCTGAAGGCAGATATAAAGCCTTTTCTACTTGTGGTTCCCACTTGACAACAGTGACCATATTTTATGGGACCCTCTTCTGCATGTACTTAAGACCCCCATCTGAGAAGTCTGTAGAAGAGTCCAAAACAGTTGcagtgttttatacttttttgagCCCAATGCTAAACCCATTGATCTACAGCCTAAGGAACAAGGATGTGATCCAGGCCATCCAGCAAATAAAGGGAAATCTCTTTCATAAAATTGCAGTTTAG
- the LOC124229166 gene encoding olfactory receptor 1030-like yields the protein MSCSIFSLIVAQMIGYMKEVQHRNQTEVTEFILLGLSDNSDLQVVLFGLFLLIYMATLVGNLGMIVLIKIDPCLHTPMYLFLSSLSFVDASYSSSVTPKMLMNLVAENKAISFNGCAAQFYFFGSFLGTECFLLAMMAYDRYAAIWNPLLYPVLMSERICFLLIATSFLAGFGNAAIHTGMTFRLSFCGSNKINHFYCDTPPLLKLSCSEIHIKNTMLKKNYTVVTEFILLGLTDRAELKPVLFVVFLVIYLITVIGNTTMIFLIRSDPKLHTPMYFFLSHLSFVDLCYASNVTPQMLINFLSKRKTISFTGCFIQFHFFIALVITDYYMLTVMAYDRYMAICKPLLYSSKMSRCVCFSLVATPYIYGFANGLAQTILMLCLSFCGPNEINHFYCADPPLLVLACSDTYVKETALFAVAGSTLTCSLTIILISYIFIFIAILRMHSAEGRRKAFSTCGSHLTAVTIFYGTLFCMYLRPPSEASVEQGKIVAVFYIFMSPMLNPLIYSLRNKDVKRALRKVIQKKLFAK from the exons ATGTCATGTTCCATCTTCTCTCTTATTGTAGCTCAAATGATTGGATATATGAAAGAGGTCCAACACAGGAATCAAACAGAAGTGACAGAATTTATTCTCTTAGGACTCTCGGACAATTCTGACCTCCAAGTTGTcctatttggattgtttctgttAATCTACATGGCCACACTGGTGGGTAATTTGGGGATGATTGTGTTAATTAAGATTGATCCCTGtctccacactcccatgtacttGTTTCTCAGCAGCCTCTCCTTTGTTGATGCATCTTACTCTTCTTCTGTGACTCCCAAGATGCTGATGAACCTTGTGGCTGAGAATAAGGCCATTTCTTTTAATGGATGTGCTGCCCAGTTCTACTTCTTTGGCTCCTTCCTGGGGACTGAATGCTTCCTCTTGGCCATGATGGCATATGACCGCTATGCAGCCATTTGGAACCCTCTGCTATACCCTGTTCTCATGTCTGAGAGAATTTGCTTCTTGCTAATAGCTACCTCATTTCTAGCAGGCTTTGGAAATGCAGCTATACACACAGGAATGACTTTCAGATTATCATTTTGTGGCTCTAATAAGATCAATCATTTTTACTGTGACACCCCACCTCTGCTCAAACTCTCTTGCTCTGAGATCCACATCAA AAACACAATGTTAAAGAAAAACTACACAGTGGTGACTGAGTTTATTCTCCTGGGACTGACAGATAGAGCAGAGTTGAAGCCTGTTCTTTTTGTGGTTTTCCTAGTCATCTACCTTATCACAGTAATCGGCAACACGACCATGATTTTCTTAATCAGAAGTGACCCAAAACTTCACACTCcaatgtacttcttcctcagtCATCTCTCCTTTGTAGATCTCTGTTATGCCAGCAATGTCACTCCTCAGATGCTGATTAATTTCTTGTCCAAGAGAAAAACTATTTCCTTCACTGGTTGCTTCATACAATTCCACTTTTTCATTGCCTTGGTGATCACAGATTATTATATGCTCACAGTGATGGCTTATGACCGCTacatggccatctgcaaaccattGTTGTACAGCAGCAAAATGTCCAGATGTGTTTGCTTCTCTCTTGTTGCTACTCCTTACATTTATGGCTTTGCAAATGGTCTGGCACAGACCATCCTGATgctctgtctctccttctgtgGACCCAATGAAATCAATCACTTTTACTGTGCAGACCCTCCTCTCTTAGTTCTTGCCTGCTCAGATACTTATGTCAAAGAAACTGCCTTGTTTGCGGTGGCTGGTTCCACCCTCACCTGTTCTCTCACCATCATCCTCATctcctacattttcattttcatagccATTCTACGTATGCACTCTGCTGAGGGGAGAcgcaaagccttctccacctgcgGGTCCCATCTGACAGCTGTCACTATCTTTTACGGGACTCTGTTCTGCATGTATCTGAGGCCCCCTTCTGAGGCATCTGTCGAACAAGGGAAAATTGTAGctgttttttatatctttatgagTCCTATGTTAAACCCGCTCATCTATAGTCTTCGGAACAAAGATGTTAAAAGAGCATTGAGGAAAGTGATCCAAAAGAAATTGTTTGCTAAATAA